Genomic window (Desulforapulum autotrophicum HRM2):
ACCCTTTTAAGACAAAAAAGCCATTTTGCAGTCTCTGCCTGCATCTGCCGCAAGGAACAACAGATGATGGGCAAGGGATGCAATAAACCCATGGACCTGTGCCTCTCCTTTGGTGATGATGAAGATTTCTTTATCAAGAACAAAATCGGCCGGCGTATAACCCTTGACCAGGCCCTTGATATCCTGAAACAGGCCGACAGATCGGGCCTGGTACTCCAGCCGAGCAACGGGAAAGAAATTTCCTGGCTCTGCTGCTGCTGCGGCTGCTGTTGCGGCATACTCAGAACCATCAAGACCCATCCAAAACCCGCCAAAATTATCTCATCCCCCTTTCAGGCAAAGGCAGACCCAGGTCTGTGCACCGGCTGCGGTATCTGTAAAAAAAGGTGCCCCATGGACGCTATTTCAATCAAAAACAAACGTGCCGTCCTGGATCTCGACCGCTGCATCGGTTGCGGACTCTGTGTCTCCACCTGCCCTGAAAAGGCCATCCATCTGGAACGCAAACCCGAAGCCCTCCAGCCCCAAGTGCCAAAAAACATTATCACGGCCTCAATGGGACAGATGTGGGAACGTGATAAACTGACTCTCAGGGGACTTGCCGCCATGGCAGGCAGATCCTTCATGGACAGATACCGATCAAGACGTAAAACCGTTTGACAACCCCGTCTATAATCTGGTTTGATACAGGTTTGATGTTCAAACAATGCGGGCCAAACAGACCCGAACGACAAGTAGCTGAAAAGGACAAAAATGGACCCCATCTCTTCAAAAGCAGCCCAATGGATTGATAATGGCAAAGACCCCAGGAGCGCCCACTGGCAAGCCGGGCTTGAGGCCATGCTCGAACTTTTTTCCGCCCACGTGAAACCGGGGGTCCTCACACCGGTGGCCCCCCTGGACGAGGCGGATTTTCCTGTTTTCAAGGCGGCACTGGAGGCAATAGATCTTGCGCCCCAGCTCATTGCCGTGTTTTTACCCCCTGCCATTGCCCGGTCTATCACCCCGCCTGAAACGGCCCAAGAACTCAATCGAATCAATCAAGACCAGCCTTCATACAAGGTGATCATTGCCCGGCCCGGCAAAGAATTACGAATCCTCTGCGGTGAGATTTCCCCCCAGGCAACAAAGCCCGGAGTGGATATCTTTCAGTCAGGAGCCCTCCTTGGCAACTATGATTTCTCCTCCCAGGAAACCTGTCTTGCCGAGCTGTCAAAGATCATCCGGACCCATGCCTGGGAAAAGGGTACGTGGACCCGCAAAAACAACGAAACGTATACCCTGAACTGGTTTGAACGATCCCTGGATCTTGGAAGGGGAGATCTGAGCGTGGATAAAAACCATTCATTTTTCCACAGCCCCACCCTGATCAAAAGCAACCGGGTGGATGCCCTGTTCTTCATCATTTCAACCCTTCTTGAGCAACGGTTTAAAGACCCTGAAGACCGCCTGAGCCAAAGGGTAGCAGCCATAAAGGCCCTGGAGGACACCACCCTTTCCAGGGAAAAACTTGCCGACCTTGTCAGCAGCGGCATTCTTGAGCTTTTGAACAATGTAAAGGAGCTTGAACTGATGAAGTTCAACGAACTTTCAAACGCCGAACGTGAAAAGTTCAAGAATGAGACCGCAAGGAGTGTCCAGATCATCGTTGACGCCCTTCTCTAATGGGAACCCGGGTCGTCGCCCTTGTTTGCCTCCCCCTCCTGTTCCTGGTTTCATGCGCCTACGTGCCCATGGACAGGAGTTATCCCGGTCCTCAACCCCTGACACCGGCCCTTGAACAGGCCTATGCCTGCCCACCCTTCACCGGCACCTATGACGAACGAATCATTGACAGGCAGGCTCGATTTACCATCCGGCAAATAACCTTTCCTTCGACCCGGTATATCCTTGAGGCCGGACCGATTACTGTTGACTACTACGATGTTGACGCTGATAAAAAAGTTCCGGTTATCATGGTGCTGCCCATCCTCGGGGGTAACAACAAAATTGCACGTATTTTTGCACGGCACTTTGCTGAAAACGGGTATGCCGCAGTCATCGTACATCGTCAAAAAAAGTACAAGGAATTCGATCAGATGGACAAGGTGGATCTGGTGCTTCGCCAGATGGTGCTGGACCACAGGCAGGTGCTGGACTGGATCAAAACAAGGCATGAACTTGACCGGGGCAAAATCGGGGTATTTGGCGTGAGCATGGGCGGCATCAAGGCGGCATTGGTGACGGCCCTTGACCCACGCATCAAGGCATCGGTCCTGGCCCTTGCCGGGGGAGACCTTGCCCAAATCCTGGCCTTTTCCACGGAAAAAGGGATTAAAAAAAAACGATTGAGATTCATGGCCCAGAAGGGCATCACCCCGGATGAATTTTATAACACCCTGGCCACCACCATTCAATGTGACCCCCTGAAATATGCCCGTTACATTGACGCCCGAAAGACCATGATGATACTGGCCCTGTTTGACAGGGTTGTCCCCTTTAAGAACGGAAGGGAACTCAAGAAAAAAATCGGAAACCCCGAAACCATCTATCTCCTGTCAGGCCATTACTCGGCGATTCTCTACATCCACCACATCCAGTACCAGGCCCTCAGGTTCTTTAAGCGAAAAATTCCCCTCAATCTGCCAGGGCCTTCCTAGGTGTTAATCAAAATTGACAGGTCAGCCGGAGAAAAACACCCCGTTCAATCTCAGATGAAACCATGCTGATAATCTCCGAGTCGAGCTGTTTTTTGTGATCGTGGAGAAGATTGTGGCCCACCAGCTCCAGTTGCCATGTTGGTGATGGTTGCCAGCCAAGGCGAAGGGTGAGGTCCCAGAGTTCAGGTTGGTTCTGAACCTCAATTTCATCGGTATAGGTAACCCAGATATCTGCCTCAACATTGTGAGAAAGGTTGAGACGAGATTGTATGGAAGCCTGGTGATTGGCATAAAAGCTGTTTAAAAACTCCTCTAACTGGCCACCAAAATCGAACTTCATTTCCATGTAACTATAGGCACCAATAAGTTTCCAATCATCAGTCATCTGGTATTCCATGCTGGCTTCAATTCCATAGGTCTCACCTTCAAGCTCATTATTGGCAAAACTGACCTGATCAATTGCGACGGGCAGGTCCCCTTCAAAAACGATATTGGGAGGAAGGTTGCTTCCGGTTCTTAACTTTTTATAATTATTCCAGAACAATGCGATATCAATGCTCGCATGATCTGAAACAAGGGAGCGAAGGCCAAGCTCATAGGCCGTCACCACCTCTGATTCAAATTCGTCATTGCCCTGGAATGTTACGATAATGGGAATCGCCAAAGGAATTTCGGCGTTGGGTGTCGGGTTGAGTTCATGCCCCGGGGGATAGAGGGCCAGAACGATCCCACCGTTAGAATCAAGCCTGGATGGGGTCCGAACCGCCCTGGAAACAGCGCCCCATAGGGAAATTTTCTGGGAAATTTCCCACAATAATCTAGCGTTTGGCTGGAATTCCCAACCAGTAAAATCATTGTGCTCAACTTTAGTTCCCAGGGTCAGGGTTAAATCCTTCAGTAAAGGATAATCGTCCTGGACAAAAAGGCTGAACTGAGTGTACTGATCGTCTTCCGGATCCATAAACACATTGGCATGGGCAGTTAAATCATCAAAATAAGCTCTTAAATTTCCACCCCAGGTAAATTTATGGCCAGGACCTGGTTCATAATTGTGCTGAAATTCAACATCCAGGACTTGAAGTTTCTCATCGTAAAAAGCGCCTTTTCGTTGTGTGTAGTCAAAATAGACTTGAAATGAGAGGCTCGATTTCTCACTAAACTGGTTTGACCAGCTTGAAAGCAGGTGCCCCCCCTTCATATCAATATCGTCATTGAACCGGTCGTGGTAATCACCCTTGTAGCTTACCTGGTCAAAATTGGCTCCCTCCTGGCCCTGGTAAAAACTGCCCGTGGTTTTTCCGGTAAAATCGCTGCCAATGTAATCCCAGCGAAATCCAGTCCGGCCCATTGTCATGTCATCATCAGTATCTCTGCCGTTCAATTGATTCACACCCCGGGTAAATCCTTTGGCTGTCAAGCGTAAATAACTGCTTGAACCGATCTCTGAGCCCTGCATTACACTCAGTCCTCCGGTTGCCCCAGTGCCTGCCCAGGCAGAGACCTGGGAACCCAATGTTGTTTCAGCAGAACGGGTCATAATATTAATAATCCCGTTGACGGCATTTGACCCCCAAAGGGAAGCGCCTGGACCACGGATAACCTCAATTCTCTCTATTTCAGCCAGAACCAGATCTTGGACATCCCAGTAAACTCCTGAAAAAACTGGAGTATAAACACTTCGCCCATCAATCATGACAAGTAATTTGTTGGCAAATTCGCCATTAAAACCACGGGCACTTATGGCCCAGCGGTTTGAATCGAGTTGGGCAACGTTCATCCCCGGTACCATTTTTAAAAGTTCGGGAATGCTGTTGGCCCCTGAACGACGGATATCCTCCTTTGTAATCACATGGATTGCCCCAGGGGTTTTTAATAAAGGGGTTGGTGTCTTAGCTGCCGAAGTCACCTCCAGATTGATCAACTCCTCAAGGGACATATCCAGAAAATCATTTGCCAGGACAGGTGATAAAAGAATGCTAAAGAATATATTCAAGCTGACTAATATTCTGGAAAACCAGATGAAATATGTATGGGTTTGAATATTTGGATGCATGGCTACTTTATATTATTATAAAAGGTAAAAAGCAATAATCCTAAGGTGTAAGGTTTCCATTAAAGGGTTTTTTCCCAAAAATGACAATCACCAAAGGAGCCTTGTCGTCTGTGAAGGCGCTATCTGTCCAACGGATAAATTTGGCAAAATTATACAGGTAGGCTGCTTTGATCTTATATTCAGATGGTTTTTCAGCCGTGTTTCCAGGTGCCGGCCAGCAAATAGCCAGTGTAAGAGTTAGGATAAGAAGGAGATGTCTCATCTTATAAAGCCCAGGTTATTTTAAGGTAAAGGCTGCGCTCAACCTCAACGGGTGATTTAAACTCTTCCTGGATAAATTCAAGATGCCTGTTATCGAATATATTTTCTCCTGCCAGCGTGATTTCCAGATTTTCCTTGGGTGTCCATTTTATATTGGCATTAAAATTAATATAGTCATCCACAACCAAGGTGTTGCTTGGCCCGGATAGACTGGAAGCGTCCAGTTGATCCGTGTAATGGCCCCAAAGGTTTAAATGCAGATTTTCCCTGAGTTTAATATTTGCCTGGGCATTGAACTGATGCCGGGGAGAAGAACCTTCAGTTACCTGTTCTATTTGGAACGATTGATTGTTGTCTGCCTCCATTTTAAGGTCAATATAGGTGTAGGAAAATTTCGTGTTTATCCAGTCTACAGGTTTCCATGCTGTCGTTATTTCAAGACCATAGGTCTGGCCTTCCATTGAGTTGACGAAATAGATGGGTGAAAACGCCGATGCCTGGTAATAGGATTGCAACTCTCTGTAGTCATTGTAATACAGGGACAGATCAATGGAGAAGTCCTTTGATGGGATATAACGGTACCCGGTCTCATAGGCGATCAATTGTTCTGAGTTTAAATCAGAATTACCCAATAGGGGGATTTCTAAAGAAATTGGCTCAGGTATGACATATGTCATCACTTTCCCACTGTCTTCAGCCCGGGAGGGTGTTCTGATGGCCCTGGAAATGGAGGCCCAGAGGGTATGCCTTTCGCCAGGCTTCCAAAGCAGACGCAGATTTGGCTGAACTTCAAAACCGGTATATTCGTTATGCTCAAATTTTGAGCCCATGGTGAGCCATAGCCGGTCTTTTAAAAGGGTAATTTCATCCTGGAAAAATGCACTGACAAGATTATTGGTTTGACTGTCAGGAATAAATTCAACCTGGTAGCTATTACTGAAATCATCTTTGACGACTCGATAGCCCATGCCCCAGACAAGATCGTGGCAATTTTTAACTTGGAACCGATGCTGGAAATCAATGTCGACAATATGATTGGTCTGTTCCAGATATATTTCATCCCGGGTTGTGAAATCATAGTAAACCTGCAGGGTCCAGGATTGTTTTTCAGAGATGCCGTGTTCCCATCGGCCAAGCAGATTACCACCGTTGGTGTGCACCTGGTCCTGGGCCCGGATTAAATAGGGGAGGTCTGGTATCCAGAGCGTGTCCACCCACTGATTATTCTCCCCGTGGTAGATATCCCCTTGAAAGGTCCATGAGTCTTTTATTCCCACATCGTTGTCAAGGCGGAAGCCACCGGTGGTGATTTGCCAGTCATCATCCGCATCGCTTTTGTCCCCAAGGTAGGTGTATGAATCCTGGGCATGGTGGTTTACATAGAAACGGCCATGGAGGTCATTTTTGAGTTGTTTACCATAACGAAATGATGCTGAACCACGTTCATGGTTACCCATGGTGGCTGTCACCTTTCCACCCTGTGTATCCGCAGCTGTTTTGGTGATGATATTGATAACGCCGTTGACGGCGTTGGCTCCCCAGAGGGTTGCCCCTGGTCCCCGGATGACTTCAATCTGTTCAATATCTTCTAAAGGCAGATTCAGGGTGTCCCAGTAGACACCGGAATAGGCCGAGGTATAGACGCTGCGGCCGTCAATCTGAACCAGGAGTTTATTGGAAAAGGTGCCGTTAAATCCCCGGGAAGCGATGGCCCATTTGCTGGAAGAGATCCGTGCCACCTGGAGTCCGGGAACCATGCGAAGGAGTTCCGGGACGCAAGTGGCGCTCGAATTCTGAATATCTTCCTTGTCTATGACATAAACTGCGGCAGGTACATCCGCAAGATCCTGCGCCTTTCTCCCGGCAGAGGTGATTTGAATCTGCATCAGACTTGACAGGTCCATATCGAACATCTCCAGATCATCGGCCTGGCTGAAGGACGGTAGAGTGAAAAGAGTGACTATAATAATCAGATATGGTTTTATAAAATGGGTCATCCACCGTCTCCTATAATTTCAGTCGCAAGGGAAAGCAACTGGGCATCAATTTGAATCTCGTTCTCTTTTGCGGTATTAAGATTGATAACAAAGCGTAATCGGTTCCGGACCGAAATAAATTGAATGACTCCACCCCGGGCTGAAAATGCTTTATGCTCTCCAATCGTCACAATAGGTCTGGTTTTAAGAGTATTTAAGAGGGTTTTCAGGCCATGGGATTCCGATTTGCCTATAAAAAGCAGGTGACATTTTCCTATCTCGTTTAATGTCTTGAATTCTATTATTTTAATGGGGTGTTTACCTACACTTCTTGTACCTAATGGTGCAAGGTTTCCATTAAAGGGGTTTTTCCCAAAAACGCCAATCACCAAAGGAGCCTTGTCGTCTGTGAAGGCGCTATCTGGCCAACGGATAAATTTGGCAAAATTATACAGGTAGGCTGCTTTGATCTTATATTCAGATGGCTTTTCAGCCGTGTTTCCAGGTGTCGACCAGCAAAAAGCCAGTGTAAGAGTTAGGAGAAGAAGGAGGTGCCTCATCTTATAAAGCCCAGGTTATTTTAAGGTAGATGCTGCGCTCAACCTCAATGGGTGATGTAAACGCTTCCTGGATAAATTCAAGATGCCTGTTGTCGAAAAGATTTTCTCCGGCCAGTGTGATTTCCAGGTTTTCCTTGGGTGACCATTTTATATTGGCATTAAAATTAATATAGTCATCCACAACCGTGTTGCTGCTTGACGCAGAGATACTGGACGCCTTTAGTTGATCCGTGTAATGTCCCCAGAGGTTTAAACGAAGATTTTCCCTAAGTTTAATATTTGCCCTGGCATAGAACTGGTTCTGGGGAGATGAGCCTTCAGTTATATCAGCTGATTGGAAACTTTCATTGTTTTCATCTTCCATTGAAAGATCAATATAGGTGTAGGAGAATTCCGTGTCTATCCAATCTGCAGGAGTCCATGTTGTCGTTATTTCAAGTCCATAGGTCTGACCCTCCATTGAATTAACAAAATAAACAGGAGAGAACGGCGAGGCCTCAGAATAGGATTGGAGATCTCTGTAGTCGTTGTAATACAGGGTCATATCAATGGAGAGGTTTTTTGATGGGATATAACGGTAACCAGCCTCGTAGGCAATCAATTCTTCCGAGTCAAAATCAGAATTGCCCCATACGGAGACCTCGGTAAAAAATGGTGGCGGTATAATATATGTGATCACTTTGCCGCTGTCTTCAGCCCGGGAGGGTGTTCTGACGGCCCTTGCAATGGATGCCCAGAGACTGTGCTTTTCTTGCGGTTTCCAAAGCAGGCGAAGATTTGGTTGAACTTCAAAACCTGAATATTCGTTATGCTCAAATTTTGAACCGATGGTGAGCCAGACTCGGTCTTTTAGCAGGGCAATTTCATCCTGTAAAAAGGCACTGACAAGATTATTGGTTTGGCTGTCAGGGGAGAATTCAACCTGGTAGCTATTACTGAAATCATCTTTGACGACTCGATAGCCCATGCCCCAGACAAGATCGTGGCAATTTTTAACTTGGAACCGATGCTGGAAATCAATGTCGACAATATGATTGGTCTGTTCCAGATATATTTCATCCCGGGTTGTGAAATCATAGTAAACCTGCAGGGTCCAGGATTGTTTTTCAGAGATGCCGTGTTCCCATCGGCCAAGCAGATTACCACCGTTGGTGTGCACCTGGTCCTGGGCCCGGATTAAATAGGGGAGGTCTGGTATCCAGAGCGTGTCCACCCACTGATTATTCTCCCCGTGGTAGATATCCCCTTGAAAGGTCCATGAGTCGTTTATTCCCACATTGTTGTCAAGGCGGAAGCCACCGGTGGTGATCTGCCAGTCATCATCCGCATCACTTTTGTCCCCAAGGTAGGTGTATGAATCCTGGGCATGGTGGCTTGCATAGAAACGGCCATAAAGGTCATTTTTGAGTTGTTTACCATAACGAAATGATGCTGAGCCACGTTCCTGGTTACCCATGGTGGCTGTCACCTTTCCACCCTGTGTCTCAGCAGCTGTTTTGGTGATGATATTGATGACGCCGTTGACGGCGTTGGCTCCCCAGAGGGTTGCCCCTGGGCCCCGGATGACTTCGATCTGTTCAATATTTTCTAAAGGCAGGTTCAGGGTATCCCAGTAGACACCGGAATAGGCCGAGGTATAGACGCTGCGACCGTCAATCTGAACCAGGAGTTTATTGGAAAAGGTGCCGTTAAATCCCCGGGAAGCGATGGCCCATTTGCTGGAAGAGATCCGTGCCACCTGGAGTCCGGGAACCATGCGAAGGAGTTCCGGGACGCAAGTGGCACTCGAATTCTGAATATCGTCCCGGTCTATGACATAAACTGCGGCAGGTACATCCACAAGATCCTGCGCCTTTCTCCCAGCTGAGGTGATTTGAATCTGCATCAGGCTTGACAGATCCATATCTAACATCTCCAGATCATCGGCCTGGCTGAAGGAGAAGAGAATAAAAAAGGTGGCCAGAATTGAAACCGTTATTTTAATTAAACTGATTTTTTTAGAATTCATGCCTATCCATTCCTGAAATCAATTGTTTCAATATCTGTTACCATTTCAGCTGATAAAGATTTAACTGCTTTCTGGAACTCCCTTTCAATCTGGACGAACAACTCAGATGCGCCTTCCATGGAGTCATTCCGTGCATTCTCTTCCATTTTTCTAAAAAGTGCGGACAAATTTAAAGCCCCCAGATTGGCACTTCCTGATTTTAAACTGTGGGAAATTAATCGAAGTGTTGCAATATCTGAGTTCTCAAGGGCAAGTTTAATCTTTTCCAGCTGCCCTGGAGTATCTTCCAGAAAAAGTTTTATGATTTTTGTCAGAAGATCTTCAGCCCCGTCTGCCTGGAGGTCACGGATACTGTTCAGAACTTTTGTGTCAATCGTTTTTGATTCCATGGGGGGCGATTGGTCTGATACACCATGGGGATGCTTTTTTGACAGGTTTGCCTGTGAGGGGGAATGCAGATTTTCAGGTAACCAATGTTTGAGAACTTTGATAATCTTCTCTTTTCCAAAGGGTTTACTGATATAATCATCCATTCCTGCGGCAAGACATTTTTCCCGGTCTCCGCTAAGGGCGTTTGCAGTCAGGGCAATTATCGGAAGCCTTTTTTGACCCGATTTCAAATCCTCCATCCAACGGATTTTTCCGGTTGCTTCATACCCATCCATCCGGGGCATCTGGCAATCCATAAAAACAATGTCATAGGATTCTTTTTGGGCAGCGCTAACCGCTTCCAGTCCGTTTGTCGCAAGTTCAACCCGGCATCCCAACTTGCACAGAACGCCTTTTGCAACCTGTTGGTTGATGATGTTGTCTTCGGCCAGGAGTACTCTGGCGTTAAAGGTTGTCAGCTCTTTTTTAAGGTGATACTGAGTGATTAAATCCTTTTTCTCCAGATAATTTCCGTTCATCAGTTCAACCAGACTGTTGTAAAGATCAACCTGGCGAACCGGCTTGGTCAGATAGATGTTTATTCCTGCCTCCCGGGCCAGCTGGGCATCACCCCGGATACCCACCGAGGTCAATATTATTATTTTTGTCCTTTCGAGGGTAGGATCCTTACGAATCAGCCGGGCCACATCCAATCCGTCCATATGGGGCATGTGCATATCCAGGAGCACCATGTCAAATGGCCTTTTCTCTTCCACAGCCCGGTGCAGTATCGTTAATCCTTTGAGTCCGTCTTCAGCCCCCTCCTGCTTGATGCCCCAGGAGTTCATCTGGTGGGTCAAGAGTTCACGGTTTGTTTGATTGTCATCAACAACAAGGGCACTTAATCCCTTTAATTCCTGGGTCGGTGTTTGGGCAAGAATCCGGGTTCCTGCCGTTTTTTTAAGGGTCAGGTCAAACCAGAACTCTGCACCCTCTCCAGGGTTACCTGTGCAGTTGATCTGACCATCCATGAGCTCCACCAGCTGCCTTGAAATTGCAAGTCCGAGTCCTGTCCCCCCATATTTTCGCGTTGTTGACTCGTCGGCCTGGGAGAAGGGCTGGAAGAGTTTTTTTCTCTCCTCGGCAGTCATTCCTATGCCGGTATCGCGAACCAGAAAACGAACCTGTTCCGAGTCACCCATATCCTTCAGGGACTCCACCTTGAGATAGACTTCTCCTTGCTCTGTAAATTTAATGGCATTGGACAATAAATTTGTCAAAACCTGCCTTATTCGGCTTGGGTCGGAACTCATATCCGGATGAAGGGTTTCAGCAATATCAACAATAAGTTCAAGGCCTTTTGCATGGGCCCGATGGGCAAGAATCTGGGCAATTTCTTCAATCAGGGCCGGCAGGTTGAAGTTGATGGTTTCAATTTCCAGCTTTCCGGCTTCTATCTTGGAAAAATCCAGGATATCGTTGATAATGGTCAAAAGGGATTCACCGGATGACTTGATGGTTTCAATGGCATTTTGCTGTTCAAGTGTCAGGTTCATATCCAGGGCCATCTCAGCCATACCAAGGACCCCGTTCATGGGGGTTCGGATCTCGTGGCTCATGTTTGCCAGAAACTGGGATTTGGCCTTGCTGGCAGCCTGGGCTTCATCTGCAAGGACAATAGCTTTGTCCATTGTCAGTTGCAGCTCTGCGGTACGATTGCGAACCTGCTCTTCAAGGTGCTCATCCCTCTGTTGAATCTGGCCCAGCATATTATTGAAACCTTCAGCCAGCAATCCAAATTCATCTTTACTTTTATGTTTCACCCTGAGACGATAGTTTTTTTCCGTTGAAATCTGCT
Coding sequences:
- a CDS encoding 4Fe-4S binding protein — protein: MPYKQLAQHLDDLPGGFPSTQRGVEIKILKHLFSYQEARLALVLTLIAETAATIALRRKAPLVETEQLLETMAAKGLIFRSKPLNKPAVYMAAQFVVGIWELQVGRLTPELARLMGDYMPDLLDKKVWKKNPQMRTIPVGRSIDTSLEILAHEMAETLLRQKSHFAVSACICRKEQQMMGKGCNKPMDLCLSFGDDEDFFIKNKIGRRITLDQALDILKQADRSGLVLQPSNGKEISWLCCCCGCCCGILRTIKTHPKPAKIISSPFQAKADPGLCTGCGICKKRCPMDAISIKNKRAVLDLDRCIGCGLCVSTCPEKAIHLERKPEALQPQVPKNIITASMGQMWERDKLTLRGLAAMAGRSFMDRYRSRRKTV
- a CDS encoding TonB-dependent receptor plug domain-containing protein, whose amino-acid sequence is MTHFIKPYLIIIVTLFTLPSFSQADDLEMFDMDLSSLMQIQITSAGRKAQDLADVPAAVYVIDKEDIQNSSATCVPELLRMVPGLQVARISSSKWAIASRGFNGTFSNKLLVQIDGRSVYTSAYSGVYWDTLNLPLEDIEQIEVIRGPGATLWGANAVNGVINIITKTAADTQGGKVTATMGNHERGSASFRYGKQLKNDLHGRFYVNHHAQDSYTYLGDKSDADDDWQITTGGFRLDNDVGIKDSWTFQGDIYHGENNQWVDTLWIPDLPYLIRAQDQVHTNGGNLLGRWEHGISEKQSWTLQVYYDFTTRDEIYLEQTNHIVDIDFQHRFQVKNCHDLVWGMGYRVVKDDFSNSYQVEFIPDSQTNNLVSAFFQDEITLLKDRLWLTMGSKFEHNEYTGFEVQPNLRLLWKPGERHTLWASISRAIRTPSRAEDSGKVMTYVIPEPISLEIPLLGNSDLNSEQLIAYETGYRYIPSKDFSIDLSLYYNDYRELQSYYQASAFSPIYFVNSMEGQTYGLEITTAWKPVDWINTKFSYTYIDLKMEADNNQSFQIEQVTEGSSPRHQFNAQANIKLRENLHLNLWGHYTDQLDASSLSGPSNTLVVDDYINFNANIKWTPKENLEITLAGENIFDNRHLEFIQEEFKSPVEVERSLYLKITWAL
- a CDS encoding TonB-dependent receptor plug domain-containing protein, whose protein sequence is MNSKKISLIKITVSILATFFILFSFSQADDLEMLDMDLSSLMQIQITSAGRKAQDLVDVPAAVYVIDRDDIQNSSATCVPELLRMVPGLQVARISSSKWAIASRGFNGTFSNKLLVQIDGRSVYTSAYSGVYWDTLNLPLENIEQIEVIRGPGATLWGANAVNGVINIITKTAAETQGGKVTATMGNQERGSASFRYGKQLKNDLYGRFYASHHAQDSYTYLGDKSDADDDWQITTGGFRLDNNVGINDSWTFQGDIYHGENNQWVDTLWIPDLPYLIRAQDQVHTNGGNLLGRWEHGISEKQSWTLQVYYDFTTRDEIYLEQTNHIVDIDFQHRFQVKNCHDLVWGMGYRVVKDDFSNSYQVEFSPDSQTNNLVSAFLQDEIALLKDRVWLTIGSKFEHNEYSGFEVQPNLRLLWKPQEKHSLWASIARAVRTPSRAEDSGKVITYIIPPPFFTEVSVWGNSDFDSEELIAYEAGYRYIPSKNLSIDMTLYYNDYRDLQSYSEASPFSPVYFVNSMEGQTYGLEITTTWTPADWIDTEFSYTYIDLSMEDENNESFQSADITEGSSPQNQFYARANIKLRENLRLNLWGHYTDQLKASSISASSSNTVVDDYINFNANIKWSPKENLEITLAGENLFDNRHLEFIQEAFTSPIEVERSIYLKITWAL
- a CDS encoding TonB-dependent receptor plug domain-containing protein, which gives rise to MNIFFSILLSPVLANDFLDMSLEELINLEVTSAAKTPTPLLKTPGAIHVITKEDIRRSGANSIPELLKMVPGMNVAQLDSNRWAISARGFNGEFANKLLVMIDGRSVYTPVFSGVYWDVQDLVLAEIERIEVIRGPGASLWGSNAVNGIINIMTRSAETTLGSQVSAWAGTGATGGLSVMQGSEIGSSSYLRLTAKGFTRGVNQLNGRDTDDDMTMGRTGFRWDYIGSDFTGKTTGSFYQGQEGANFDQVSYKGDYHDRFNDDIDMKGGHLLSSWSNQFSEKSSLSFQVYFDYTQRKGAFYDEKLQVLDVEFQHNYEPGPGHKFTWGGNLRAYFDDLTAHANVFMDPEDDQYTQFSLFVQDDYPLLKDLTLTLGTKVEHNDFTGWEFQPNARLLWEISQKISLWGAVSRAVRTPSRLDSNGGIVLALYPPGHELNPTPNAEIPLAIPIIVTFQGNDEFESEVVTAYELGLRSLVSDHASIDIALFWNNYKKLRTGSNLPPNIVFEGDLPVAIDQVSFANNELEGETYGIEASMEYQMTDDWKLIGAYSYMEMKFDFGGQLEEFLNSFYANHQASIQSRLNLSHNVEADIWVTYTDEIEVQNQPELWDLTLRLGWQPSPTWQLELVGHNLLHDHKKQLDSEIISMVSSEIERGVFLRLTCQF
- a CDS encoding alpha/beta hydrolase; protein product: MGTRVVALVCLPLLFLVSCAYVPMDRSYPGPQPLTPALEQAYACPPFTGTYDERIIDRQARFTIRQITFPSTRYILEAGPITVDYYDVDADKKVPVIMVLPILGGNNKIARIFARHFAENGYAAVIVHRQKKYKEFDQMDKVDLVLRQMVLDHRQVLDWIKTRHELDRGKIGVFGVSMGGIKAALVTALDPRIKASVLALAGGDLAQILAFSTEKGIKKKRLRFMAQKGITPDEFYNTLATTIQCDPLKYARYIDARKTMMILALFDRVVPFKNGRELKKKIGNPETIYLLSGHYSAILYIHHIQYQALRFFKRKIPLNLPGPS
- a CDS encoding YfiR family protein is translated as MRHLLLILTLTLAICWPAPGNTAEKPSEYKIKAAYLYNFAKFIRWTDSAFTDDKAPLVIVIFGKKPFNGNLTP
- a CDS encoding YfiR family protein, whose translation is MRHLLLLLTLTLAFCWSTPGNTAEKPSEYKIKAAYLYNFAKFIRWPDSAFTDDKAPLVIGVFGKNPFNGNLAPLGTRSVGKHPIKIIEFKTLNEIGKCHLLFIGKSESHGLKTLLNTLKTRPIVTIGEHKAFSARGGVIQFISVRNRLRFVINLNTAKENEIQIDAQLLSLATEIIGDGG